The Sphingomonas sp. genome contains a region encoding:
- the pstC gene encoding phosphate ABC transporter permease subunit PstC yields MNPFALLFLILGLGLIGWLTARARALRFDRGGAKRLHSLPAQHGWFVSMWTILPPLLFLVVWSGISPGLVRQTVLQSPAATGLSDFAFERDSVLAQARAVAKNPYETEADPLARQLAPVVRAASSRYAWTGTAAAVLLAFAGAAFALSRIRPDFRARSKVERTLMMGLLVASLIAIFTTIGIFVSLFWESLRFFQQVPITQFLFGTHWSPQVIDAKNPGASLGAVPLFWGTFFIGAVIAMLVAIPFGLMSAVYLTQYASPTTRRWMKPTLEMLAGVPTVVYGYFAALTVAPAVRKLAVLLGDPFASSESALAAGLVMGVMIIPFVSSMADDSLAAVPTSMRDGSLAMGATTSETISRVLVPAALPGVVAGVLLAVSRAIGETMIVVMAASGAATITLNPLQSATTVTKQIVDLLTGEAEFDSPKTLAAFALGLTLFVITLLLNIVALRVVKKYREAYE; encoded by the coding sequence GTGAACCCCTTCGCGTTACTGTTCCTGATACTCGGCTTGGGGCTGATCGGCTGGCTGACGGCGCGCGCCCGTGCGCTGCGCTTCGATCGCGGTGGCGCCAAGCGGCTCCATTCGCTGCCGGCACAGCATGGCTGGTTCGTCAGCATGTGGACGATCCTGCCGCCGCTGCTGTTCCTGGTCGTCTGGTCGGGGATCAGCCCGGGGCTGGTCCGCCAGACCGTGCTGCAGAGCCCCGCCGCCACCGGCCTGTCCGACTTCGCCTTCGAGCGCGACTCGGTGCTCGCCCAGGCGCGCGCGGTGGCGAAGAACCCGTACGAGACAGAGGCCGATCCCCTCGCCCGCCAGCTCGCCCCGGTGGTGCGCGCCGCCAGCAGCCGCTACGCCTGGACGGGTACGGCCGCCGCCGTGCTGCTCGCCTTTGCCGGGGCCGCCTTCGCGCTCAGCCGCATCCGCCCGGATTTCCGCGCCCGCTCCAAGGTGGAGCGCACGCTGATGATGGGGCTGCTGGTCGCCTCGCTGATCGCGATCTTCACCACCATCGGCATCTTCGTCTCGCTCTTCTGGGAGTCGCTGCGCTTCTTCCAACAGGTGCCGATCACCCAGTTCCTGTTCGGCACCCATTGGAGCCCGCAGGTGATCGACGCGAAGAACCCCGGCGCTTCGCTCGGCGCGGTGCCGTTGTTCTGGGGCACCTTCTTCATCGGCGCGGTGATCGCGATGCTGGTCGCCATTCCGTTCGGGCTGATGAGCGCGGTGTACCTCACCCAATATGCCTCGCCGACCACGCGCCGCTGGATGAAGCCGACGCTGGAGATGCTCGCGGGCGTGCCCACCGTGGTCTATGGCTATTTCGCCGCGCTGACCGTTGCGCCCGCCGTGCGCAAGCTCGCGGTGCTGCTCGGCGACCCCTTCGCCTCGTCCGAGAGCGCGCTGGCCGCCGGGCTGGTGATGGGCGTGATGATCATCCCCTTCGTCTCCTCGATGGCCGACGATTCGCTTGCCGCCGTGCCGACCTCGATGCGCGACGGCAGCTTGGCGATGGGCGCCACGACTAGCGAGACGATCTCGCGCGTGCTCGTCCCCGCCGCCCTGCCCGGCGTAGTGGCGGGCGTGCTGCTCGCGGTCAGCCGTGCGATCGGCGAGACGATGATCGTGGTGATGGCCGCCTCGGGCGCCGCGACGATCACGCTCAACCCGCTGCAGAGCGCCACCACCGTCACCAAGCAGATCGTCGACCTGCTGACCGGCGAGGCCGAGTTCGACAGCCCCAAGACGCTCGCCGCCTTCGCGCTGGGCCTGACGCTGTTCGTCATCACCCTGCTGCTCAACATCGTCGCGCTGCGCGTCGTGAAGAAGTATCGCGAAGCCTATGAGTAA
- a CDS encoding ATP-binding protein, with the protein MLSAHGFRISLALGVAALSAVVGLLAGGDLQLTLVLLVGAVAAVLIVAIGGDPAPAPRDDAAAADRDPAFAEVIEAIAEPVLVTAATRVIAANAAARALLGEHILGEDVRLAIRHPAAAERLLDPGEDHSAPIHLVGLGTREQRWEMRVRTLETGERVVHLVDRTGSYTADRMRVDFVANASHELRTPLASLLGYVETLADGAGEEPEIRARFLKIMHDEARRMDRLISDLISLSRIEAEKYRAPAESVQLANLIDQVCTELSGSPRAADLVTEIEGVPPVRGDRTQLSQLLHNLIGNAMKYGRAGTPVTVSLRSEGDTMVRFAVADQGEGIPAEHIPRLTERFYRVDSGRSRSLGGTGLGLAIVKHVVERHRGRFDIASTVGVGTTVSVRLPIEPTVIKS; encoded by the coding sequence ATGCTTTCGGCCCATGGCTTCCGAATCAGCCTCGCACTGGGTGTCGCCGCGCTGTCGGCGGTCGTCGGACTGTTGGCCGGGGGCGACCTGCAGCTGACCCTGGTGCTGCTGGTCGGCGCGGTCGCCGCGGTGCTGATCGTCGCGATCGGCGGCGATCCCGCCCCCGCCCCGCGCGACGATGCCGCGGCAGCCGACCGCGACCCCGCCTTCGCCGAAGTGATCGAGGCCATCGCCGAACCGGTGCTGGTCACCGCCGCCACCCGCGTGATCGCCGCCAACGCCGCCGCCCGTGCACTGCTGGGCGAGCATATCCTGGGCGAGGATGTCCGCCTCGCGATCCGCCACCCCGCCGCCGCCGAGCGCCTGCTCGATCCGGGCGAGGACCATAGCGCGCCGATCCACCTGGTCGGTCTCGGCACCCGCGAGCAGCGCTGGGAGATGCGCGTCCGCACGCTGGAGACCGGTGAGCGCGTCGTTCATCTCGTCGACCGCACCGGCAGCTACACCGCCGACCGGATGCGCGTCGATTTCGTCGCCAATGCCAGCCACGAGCTGCGCACCCCCCTCGCCTCGCTGCTCGGCTATGTCGAGACGCTGGCCGACGGCGCCGGCGAGGAGCCGGAGATCCGCGCCCGCTTCCTCAAGATCATGCACGACGAGGCGCGGCGCATGGACCGGCTGATCAGCGACCTGATCTCGCTCAGCCGGATCGAGGCGGAGAAGTATCGCGCGCCGGCGGAATCGGTGCAGCTCGCCAATTTGATCGACCAGGTCTGCACCGAGCTTTCGGGCAGCCCGCGCGCCGCCGATCTGGTGACCGAGATCGAGGGCGTACCGCCGGTGCGCGGCGATCGCACCCAGCTCAGTCAGCTGCTCCACAACCTGATCGGCAATGCGATGAAATATGGCCGCGCCGGCACGCCGGTCACCGTCTCGCTGCGCAGCGAGGGCGACACGATGGTCCGCTTCGCCGTCGCCGATCAGGGCGAAGGCATCCCGGCCGAGCATATTCCGCGCCTGACCGAGCGCTTTTATCGCGTCGATTCGGGACGCAGCCGCTCGCTGGGCGGCACCGGCCTGGGCCTCGCCATCGTCAAGCATGTGGTCGAGCGTCACCGCGGGCGGTTCGATATCGCGTCCACCGTCGGCGTCGGCACCACCGTCTCGGTGCGGCTGCCGATCGAACCGACTGTCATAAAGTCGTAA
- a CDS encoding TonB-dependent receptor yields MRTALLTGAAIVAFVPHAFADTDPQQSNDKNVIIVTAAPYEVSSDEVPTIVTHVDRDQILRSGGASISDALAQEPGIAATSFASGASRPIIRGMDATRVRILENGASSSDVSDIGPDHGIPVDPFAAESIEVVRGAGTLRYGSQAIGGVVNVINNRVPMKLPDAPISGEAVGSYGSAAKVGEGGALVDAKLGSVALHADGFYRDASDYDTPLGVQQNSFFRGHGASVGGSYFFGGDDASHVGLSISQYNSKYGIPSDTTYIDMRQTKVMSRDVFAVNAGPLKSINLDASYADYTHDEKEPDGTIDTTFQNKEFDGHLEFLLNPLGPIRNSALGFEVQNRKFSAIGDDSSYLFPTTTQSEAAYLFTELPVTDILHLQASGRVEHVRSEGTPAGDVFTAREFTPVSGAIGALLDVGSHVKLGFTGSSTGRAPAITELFARGGHDGPNTFETGDPNLRIERANSIEATLRVNVDRFHFDGSAYSTWFKNYIYGDLTGRTCDDDGTCAVDGNGDLKELNYRQQGAHFRGLEGKASYDLFHANDRTLQLTALADYTRATLDNGGNVPRIPPYRLGGGVNWLSPTLDAAVQFVHAGEQDKFGAFDTATPGYNNLNANIAWRPFKSQPGIEFAIVGQNLTDEVQRSATSLNKDLVIQPGRNVRFMVKVATF; encoded by the coding sequence ATGCGTACTGCCCTTCTCACGGGCGCGGCGATCGTCGCGTTCGTCCCCCATGCCTTTGCCGACACCGATCCGCAGCAGAGCAACGACAAGAACGTCATCATCGTCACCGCCGCCCCGTACGAAGTGTCCAGCGACGAGGTGCCGACGATCGTCACCCATGTCGATCGCGACCAGATCCTGCGCAGCGGCGGCGCGAGCATCAGCGACGCGCTGGCGCAGGAGCCCGGCATCGCCGCCACCAGCTTCGCCAGCGGCGCCAGCCGGCCCATCATCCGCGGCATGGACGCAACGCGCGTGCGCATCCTCGAGAATGGCGCCAGCAGCTCCGACGTGTCCGACATCGGGCCGGACCACGGCATCCCGGTCGATCCCTTCGCGGCGGAAAGCATCGAGGTGGTCCGCGGCGCGGGCACGCTGCGCTATGGCAGCCAGGCGATCGGCGGCGTGGTCAACGTGATCAACAACCGCGTGCCGATGAAGCTGCCGGACGCCCCGATTTCGGGCGAAGCGGTGGGCAGCTATGGCAGCGCCGCCAAGGTGGGCGAAGGCGGCGCGCTGGTCGATGCCAAGCTCGGCTCGGTCGCGCTGCATGCCGACGGTTTCTACCGCGATGCGAGCGATTACGACACGCCGCTCGGCGTCCAGCAGAACAGCTTCTTCCGCGGGCACGGCGCGTCGGTGGGCGGCTCCTATTTCTTCGGCGGCGACGATGCGAGCCATGTCGGCCTCTCGATCAGCCAGTACAATTCGAAATACGGCATCCCCAGCGACACCACATACATCGACATGCGCCAGACCAAGGTGATGTCGCGCGACGTGTTCGCGGTGAACGCCGGCCCGCTCAAGTCGATCAATCTCGACGCCAGCTATGCCGACTATACGCACGACGAGAAGGAACCGGACGGCACGATCGACACCACCTTCCAGAACAAGGAATTCGACGGTCACCTCGAATTCCTGCTCAATCCTCTGGGCCCGATCCGCAACTCGGCGCTCGGCTTCGAGGTGCAGAACCGCAAGTTCTCTGCGATCGGCGACGACAGCAGCTATCTGTTCCCCACCACTACTCAGAGCGAAGCCGCCTATCTCTTCACCGAGCTGCCGGTGACCGACATCCTCCACCTGCAAGCCAGCGGCCGCGTGGAGCATGTCCGCAGCGAAGGCACGCCGGCGGGCGACGTGTTTACCGCGCGCGAATTCACCCCGGTCAGCGGCGCGATCGGCGCGCTGCTCGACGTCGGCAGCCATGTGAAGCTGGGCTTCACGGGTTCCAGTACCGGCCGCGCCCCGGCGATCACCGAGCTGTTCGCCCGCGGCGGCCACGACGGGCCCAACACCTTCGAGACCGGCGACCCGAACCTCAGGATCGAGCGCGCCAACTCGATCGAGGCGACGCTGCGGGTGAACGTCGATCGCTTCCACTTCGACGGCAGCGCCTATTCGACCTGGTTCAAGAACTACATCTATGGCGACCTCACCGGCCGCACCTGCGACGACGACGGCACCTGCGCGGTGGACGGCAACGGCGACCTGAAGGAGCTCAACTATCGCCAGCAGGGCGCGCATTTCCGCGGGCTCGAAGGCAAGGCAAGCTATGACCTGTTCCATGCCAACGATCGCACGCTGCAGCTGACCGCGCTGGCGGACTATACCCGCGCGACGCTGGACAATGGCGGCAATGTCCCCCGCATCCCGCCCTATCGCCTAGGGGGCGGCGTGAACTGGCTGAGCCCCACTCTCGACGCGGCGGTGCAGTTCGTCCATGCCGGCGAGCAGGACAAGTTCGGCGCGTTCGACACCGCGACGCCGGGCTACAACAATCTCAACGCCAATATCGCCTGGCGGCCGTTCAAGTCGCAGCCGGGAATCGAGTTCGCGATCGTCGGCCAGAACCTGACCGACGAAGTCCAGCGCAGCGCGACGTCGCTCAACAAGGATCTGGTCATCCAGCCGGGCCGCAACGTGCGGTTCATGGTGAAGGTCGCGACCTTCTGA
- a CDS encoding HprK-related kinase A gives MRHLKLLRIGPLGFRIGSHWRAPIAALDDLYRDYPAPQDGIADFNVHLFAARPWRRVLRPSVHIAGDFVIPDAAPLPLAQGLLAAEMGMNLQMALGLRRYLLLHASMVERDGRAVLMTGISGAGKSTLAALLMARGWRLMGDEFALIDCATGLAHAFPRLVSLKNEAIDVVAKTLPEARFGPLLEGTPKGTIRHLVPDARATAAMEVPAEPSLILFPRFGFEAAERPVLPSEAFVRLTQASTNYVTLAERGFEALTRLVQTVPARAIDYPDAATALAMVEALA, from the coding sequence ATGCGCCATCTGAAGCTGCTCCGCATCGGGCCGCTGGGCTTCCGCATCGGCAGCCATTGGCGCGCGCCGATCGCCGCGCTCGATGATCTGTACCGCGACTATCCGGCGCCGCAGGACGGCATCGCCGACTTCAACGTCCATCTGTTCGCGGCGCGGCCGTGGCGGCGGGTGTTGCGGCCTTCGGTCCATATTGCGGGCGACTTCGTGATCCCCGATGCCGCGCCGCTGCCGCTCGCCCAAGGGCTGCTCGCCGCCGAGATGGGGATGAACCTGCAGATGGCGCTGGGGCTGCGGCGCTATCTGCTGCTCCACGCCTCGATGGTCGAGCGGGACGGCCGTGCGGTGCTGATGACCGGAATCTCGGGCGCGGGCAAGTCGACGCTCGCCGCGCTGCTGATGGCGCGCGGCTGGCGGCTGATGGGCGACGAATTCGCGCTGATCGATTGCGCCACCGGGTTGGCGCATGCCTTTCCGCGGCTGGTGAGTCTCAAGAATGAAGCGATCGACGTGGTCGCGAAGACCCTGCCGGAGGCGCGCTTCGGGCCGCTGCTGGAGGGGACGCCCAAGGGGACGATCCGCCATCTGGTGCCAGATGCACGCGCCACCGCCGCCATGGAGGTGCCCGCCGAACCCAGCCTGATCCTCTTCCCGCGCTTCGGCTTCGAGGCGGCGGAGCGGCCGGTGCTGCCGAGCGAAGCGTTCGTCCGGCTCACCCAGGCCTCGACCAACTATGTCACGCTCGCCGAGCGCGGGTTCGAGGCGCTGACCCGGCTGGTGCAGACGGTGCCCGCGCGGGCGATCGACTATCCCGATGCGGCAACCGCGCTGGCGATGGTGGAGGCGCTGGCATGA
- a CDS encoding substrate-binding domain-containing protein, translating to MLGRLALIAFGTLALSACDGSATREIRVVGSSTVYPFTTAVAEAFVNARSGRKAPVVESIGSGAGLRRFCEGVGAQFPDIANASRRMTRKEYDRCEENQVGEILEIVIGLDGVALAESNQGPKLQLSKRDVYLALAAKPLGKPNTARTWQDVNPSLPAIPILVMGPPSTSGTRDAFVELMLAPGCLEADPNATKLKAEADPSHYDAECRRIRDDGPYVDKGENDNLIVQGLAQNPNALGIFGYSYLEENRNRLHGVPIEGVAPTYATIADGQYPGARPLYLYVKKRHLKAVPGLKDFLTLYTTLWGPGGPLVKRGLIAAPEAMRTEMAKRVADLTPLDPAALK from the coding sequence ATGCTGGGTCGTCTAGCGCTGATCGCCTTCGGCACGCTCGCCCTGTCGGCGTGCGACGGCAGCGCCACGCGCGAAATCCGCGTCGTCGGCTCCTCCACCGTCTATCCCTTCACCACGGCCGTGGCCGAGGCGTTCGTCAACGCGCGCAGCGGCCGCAAGGCGCCGGTGGTGGAATCGATCGGCAGCGGCGCCGGCCTCCGCCGCTTCTGTGAGGGCGTGGGCGCGCAGTTCCCGGACATCGCCAACGCCTCGCGCCGGATGACGCGCAAGGAATATGATCGCTGCGAGGAAAACCAGGTCGGCGAGATACTGGAGATCGTGATCGGGCTGGACGGCGTGGCGCTCGCCGAATCGAATCAGGGCCCGAAGCTCCAGCTCAGCAAGCGCGACGTCTATCTGGCGCTCGCCGCCAAGCCGCTCGGCAAGCCCAACACCGCGCGCACCTGGCAGGACGTGAACCCCAGCCTGCCCGCGATCCCGATCCTGGTGATGGGCCCGCCCTCGACCAGCGGCACCCGCGACGCCTTCGTCGAGCTGATGCTGGCGCCCGGTTGCCTGGAGGCCGATCCCAACGCCACGAAGCTCAAGGCCGAGGCCGATCCCTCGCACTATGACGCCGAATGCCGCCGCATCCGCGACGACGGCCCCTATGTCGACAAGGGCGAGAACGACAATCTGATCGTCCAGGGCCTGGCGCAGAACCCCAATGCGCTCGGCATTTTCGGCTATTCCTATCTCGAAGAGAACCGCAACCGCCTGCACGGCGTGCCGATCGAAGGTGTCGCCCCCACCTATGCGACGATCGCCGACGGTCAGTATCCGGGTGCCCGCCCGCTCTACCTCTATGTGAAGAAGCGCCACCTCAAGGCGGTGCCGGGGCTCAAGGATTTCCTGACGCTCTACACCACGCTGTGGGGTCCGGGCGGCCCGCTGGTGAAGCGCGGGCTGATCGCGGCACCCGAGGCGATGCGCACGGAGATGGCGAAGCGCGTGGCCGATCTCACCCCACTTGATCCGGCCGCGCTCAAGTGA
- a CDS encoding ATP-binding cassette domain-containing protein: MNPFPLAAPERRTLRQALACATIAGLAAILLLALSGWFLTGAAIAGASGTAAVAAFNYLIPSAAIRGLAILRTGGRYGERLLSHQAALTAMADLRGRLFGKLAAQDSRTAPDLAGGDASARLIGDIEALEDLVVRRPSRPASLTAALFAVALVALAGWKAALALALLLAALPPLLTLAARRLTAGPAAEAAEALGALRTAFVDYAAARPEIISYGLAPRVADTIAQLSRPLDRARAALARGDGAVAGLLAGYGALTAAIVFALSDASAPLRALALLASAASVEAMAAFARTALRQASVEQGLARLATLAELPGELVAAPQAYTVARPITLGSTTLVPGARVAITGASGTGKSRLIEALAGLRAPVHRLALDGTSIEQCSADMLRRQCALAPQDAVLIAGSIADNLRVARPGITEAAMWDALHTACLDATVRAMPAGLETSLAEAGGTLSGGERKRLSLARALLAERPWLLLDEPSEGLDAATEAELVRRVDAWLQSTGTGLVLVSHRPAPLTLATIARIDIAAIGQ; the protein is encoded by the coding sequence GTGAACCCCTTCCCCCTCGCCGCCCCCGAACGCCGCACGCTCCGCCAGGCGCTCGCCTGCGCGACCATCGCCGGGCTCGCCGCGATCCTGCTGCTAGCGCTGTCCGGCTGGTTCCTCACCGGCGCCGCCATTGCCGGGGCGAGCGGCACGGCCGCGGTCGCCGCGTTCAACTATCTGATCCCCAGCGCCGCGATCCGCGGCCTCGCCATCCTGCGCACCGGTGGCCGCTACGGCGAACGCCTGCTTTCGCACCAGGCCGCGCTCACGGCGATGGCGGACCTGCGCGGCCGGCTGTTCGGCAAGCTCGCCGCGCAGGACAGCCGCACCGCGCCCGACCTTGCCGGCGGCGACGCCAGCGCCCGGCTGATCGGCGATATCGAAGCGCTGGAAGACCTGGTCGTCCGCCGTCCGAGCCGCCCCGCCAGCCTTACCGCCGCGCTGTTCGCGGTGGCGCTGGTCGCGCTGGCCGGCTGGAAGGCCGCGCTCGCCCTGGCGTTGCTCCTCGCCGCGCTGCCGCCGCTGCTCACGCTCGCCGCGCGCCGCCTCACCGCCGGGCCGGCCGCCGAGGCGGCCGAAGCCCTCGGCGCACTGCGCACCGCGTTCGTCGACTATGCCGCCGCACGGCCCGAGATCATCTCCTATGGCCTCGCCCCGCGCGTGGCGGACACGATCGCCCAGCTCTCTCGCCCGCTCGACCGCGCCCGCGCCGCACTCGCCCGCGGCGACGGGGCGGTGGCCGGGCTGCTCGCCGGCTATGGCGCGCTGACCGCAGCGATCGTCTTCGCCCTCTCCGATGCGAGCGCACCCCTCCGCGCGCTGGCGCTGCTCGCCTCCGCCGCATCGGTGGAGGCGATGGCCGCCTTCGCCCGCACCGCGCTGCGCCAGGCGAGCGTCGAACAAGGCCTCGCCCGCCTCGCCACACTGGCCGAGCTGCCGGGCGAGCTCGTCGCCGCACCCCAGGCCTACACCGTCGCCCGGCCGATCACCCTCGGCAGCACCACGCTCGTGCCAGGCGCCCGCGTGGCGATCACCGGCGCCTCGGGCACCGGCAAGAGCCGGCTGATCGAGGCGCTGGCCGGACTGCGCGCGCCCGTGCACCGGCTTGCGCTGGACGGCACGTCGATCGAGCAGTGCAGCGCCGACATGCTCCGCCGCCAGTGCGCGCTTGCGCCGCAGGACGCGGTGCTGATCGCCGGCTCGATCGCCGACAATCTCCGCGTCGCCCGCCCCGGCATCACCGAGGCGGCGATGTGGGACGCGCTCCACACCGCCTGCCTCGATGCGACCGTGCGCGCGATGCCCGCGGGGCTGGAGACCTCGCTGGCCGAGGCCGGCGGCACGCTCTCGGGCGGCGAGCGCAAGCGGCTGTCGCTCGCCCGCGCGCTGCTCGCGGAGCGCCCCTGGCTGCTGCTCGATGAGCCCAGCGAGGGGCTGGATGCAGCGACAGAGGCGGAACTGGTCCGCCGCGTCGATGCCTGGCTGCAGTCGACCGGCACCGGCCTGGTCCTCGTCTCGCACCGCCCGGCTCCGCTGACGCTCGCCACCATCGCAAGGATCGATATCGCCGCCATCGGCCAATGA
- a CDS encoding HPr-rel-A system PqqD family peptide chaperone, translating into MFYRAADPATLRIVPLDALTLIYHRASGITHIVDAPVPEILDILGDGPRDVAGLLAVLSERFDLADPDPAALAVRLDELVAAGLVERTCAI; encoded by the coding sequence GTGTTCTATCGCGCTGCCGATCCCGCGACCCTGCGCATCGTACCGCTGGATGCGCTGACGCTCATCTATCATCGCGCCTCGGGCATCACCCATATCGTCGATGCGCCGGTGCCCGAGATCCTCGACATCCTCGGCGACGGCCCGCGTGACGTGGCGGGGCTGCTGGCAGTGCTGAGCGAACGCTTCGACCTCGCCGATCCCGATCCCGCCGCGCTGGCGGTGCGGCTCGACGAACTGGTCGCGGCCGGGCTGGTAGAGCGGACATGCGCCATCTGA
- a CDS encoding nucleotidyltransferase family protein: MNPALLLARVLREPGAIDGLAASDWNALWAVARAEQLAGTLAHRIAGLPMPTAAARLVEDAIASAEQGRTAALWEAEMARRALAGIEAPVVLLKGTAYAAAGLSPSTGRVIGDLDILVPRDAIEDVEAALLAAEWEWVKPDPYDDAYYRRWMHELPPLIHRDRDKMIDVHHTILPLTARIRPDAAALLADSLALENGLRILGRQDMLCHAAAHLFADGDLAGGMRNLWDIHCLLGEFGYDGLAERAAHHGLSVAMGRAVRQAVRLYGTEAPPAWQGWDGLDPLFHRRLTARDAWGRSTRKAVQLGFYLRSHALRMPPAMLARHLWTKWRKGHRPA; encoded by the coding sequence ATGAACCCGGCGCTGCTGCTCGCCCGCGTGCTCCGCGAGCCCGGCGCGATCGATGGCTTGGCCGCGTCCGACTGGAATGCGCTCTGGGCGGTCGCGCGGGCCGAGCAGCTGGCGGGCACGCTCGCGCACCGCATCGCAGGGCTGCCGATGCCGACGGCCGCGGCGCGGCTGGTGGAGGATGCCATCGCCTCGGCCGAACAGGGCCGCACCGCCGCCTTGTGGGAGGCCGAGATGGCGCGTCGCGCGCTCGCCGGGATCGAGGCGCCGGTCGTGCTGCTCAAGGGCACGGCCTATGCAGCGGCGGGGCTGTCGCCTTCGACCGGGCGGGTGATCGGCGATCTCGACATCCTCGTGCCGCGCGACGCGATCGAAGACGTGGAGGCGGCGCTGCTGGCGGCGGAGTGGGAATGGGTCAAGCCCGACCCCTATGACGACGCCTATTATCGCCGCTGGATGCACGAACTGCCGCCGCTGATCCACCGTGACCGCGACAAGATGATCGACGTGCACCACACGATCCTGCCGCTCACCGCGCGCATCCGTCCGGATGCCGCAGCATTGCTGGCGGACAGCCTCGCGCTGGAGAACGGGCTGCGCATCCTCGGCCGCCAAGACATGCTCTGCCACGCCGCCGCGCATCTGTTTGCCGACGGTGATCTCGCGGGCGGGATGCGCAATCTTTGGGACATTCACTGCCTGCTCGGCGAGTTCGGGTATGACGGGCTGGCCGAACGTGCGGCGCATCACGGGCTGAGCGTCGCCATGGGCCGGGCGGTGCGGCAGGCGGTGCGGCTGTACGGCACCGAAGCGCCGCCGGCATGGCAGGGCTGGGACGGGCTGGACCCGCTGTTCCACCGCCGGCTAACCGCGCGCGACGCCTGGGGCCGCTCGACCCGCAAGGCGGTGCAGCTTGGCTTCTACCTCCGCTCGCACGCGTTGCGGATGCCGCCTGCGATGCTCGCCCGGCACCTGTGGACGAAATGGCGCAAGGGGCACCGGCCAGCCTGA
- a CDS encoding DUF2946 family protein — protein MFRISGLLIRLLPTLLLAFALCWQAGIVRAHVHPGQGWAAATHASHHAPNQSDDDEDCPLCDEVASASAYLASLPPTVAPPLPASEWHAALAADPAPRLVRSHAWRSRAPPELRA, from the coding sequence ATGTTCCGCATCTCTGGCCTGTTGATCCGGCTGCTGCCGACGCTGCTGCTGGCGTTCGCGCTGTGCTGGCAGGCGGGGATCGTCCGCGCACATGTGCATCCGGGACAAGGTTGGGCCGCCGCAACGCATGCGTCCCACCATGCGCCCAACCAGAGCGACGACGACGAGGATTGCCCGCTCTGCGACGAGGTGGCGTCGGCCTCCGCCTATCTCGCCTCCTTGCCGCCCACCGTCGCACCGCCGCTGCCGGCAAGCGAATGGCACGCAGCGCTTGCCGCCGATCCGGCGCCGCGCCTGGTCCGCTCGCACGCCTGGCGCAGCCGCGCGCCGCCTGAACTCCGGGCCTGA